One part of the Perognathus longimembris pacificus isolate PPM17 chromosome 10, ASM2315922v1, whole genome shotgun sequence genome encodes these proteins:
- the LOC125357905 gene encoding olfactory receptor 4N5, which translates to METDNSTQVTEFILLGLTQSQDVQLLIFVLVSVFYLTILPGNILIILTIRSDPGLTAPLYFFLGNLAFLDASYSFIVTPRMLMDFLSEKKIISYRSCITQLFFLHFVGAGEMFLLVVMSFDRYIAICRPLHYSTLMNPRVCYILLLALWLGGFAHSIVQVALILHLPFCGPNELDNFFCDVPQVIKLACTNTFVVELLMVFNSGLLSLLCFLGLLSSYAIILCHVKGHSSEGKNKAISTCITHVIIVFLMFGPAIFIYTRPFCTLPADKVVSLFHTVIFPLMNPVIYTFRNQEVKASMRKTLSQLVVL; encoded by the coding sequence ATGGAAACAGACAACAGCACACAAGTGACAGAATTCATCCTGCTTGGTCTAACTCAATCTCAAGATGTTCAACTCCTTATCTTTGTGTTAGTCTCAGTTTTCTACCTCACAATCCTCCCTGGAAATATTCTCATCATTTTAACCATTAGATCAGATCCTGGACTCACAGCCCCCCTTTATTTCTTCCTGGGCAATTTGGCCTTCCTGGATGCCTCATACTCTTTCATTGTGACTCCTAGAATGCTGATGGATTTCCTatctgagaagaaaataatctccTATAGAAGTTGTATCACTCAGCTCTTTTTTTTGCACTTTGTTGGAGCAGGGGAGATGTTCCTTCTTGTTGTAATGTCCTTTGACCGCTACATTGCTATATGTCGTCCTTTACACTATTCAACCCTCATGAACCCTAGAGTCTGCTATATATTGTTGTTGGCTTTGTGGCTTGGAGGCTTTGCTCATTCCATTGTACAAGTGGCACTTATCCTACACTTGCCTTTCTGTGGTCCAAATGAGCTAGACAATTTCTTCTGTGATGTCCCACAGGTCATCAAGCTGGCTTGCACTAATACGTTTGTAGTGGAGCTTCTAATGGTCTTCAATAGTGGCCTGCTCTCCCTTCTGTGTTTCTTAGGACTTCTGTCTTCCTATGCCATCATCCTCTGCCATGTAAAAGGACACTCCTCTGAAGGGAAGAACAAAGCTATCTCTACATGTATCACTCATGTTATCATTGTGTTTCTCATGTTTGGACCTGCAATTTTTATCTATACACGTCCCTTCTGTACTCTCCCCGCTGACAAAGTTGTTTCTTTATTTCACACAGTCATCTTTCCTTTGATGAACCCTGTGATTTACACTTTTCGCAACCAAGAAGTGAAAGCTTCCATGAGAAAGACTTTAAGTCAACTTGTAGTTTtgtaa
- the LOC125358509 gene encoding poly(rC)-binding protein 1-like, with the protein MDAGVTESGLNVTLTIRLLMHGKEVGSIIGKKGESVKKIREESGAWINISEGNCLERIITLTGPTNAIFKAFAMIIDKLEEDINSSMTNSTAASRPPVTLRLVVPATQCGSLIGKGGCKIKEICKSTGAQVQVAGDMLPNSTERAITIAGVPQSVTECVKQICLVMLEMLSQSPQGRVMTIPYQPMPASSPVICAGGQDRCSDAAGYPHATHDLEGPPLDAYSIQGQHTILPLDLAKLNQVARQQSHFAMMHGGTGFAGIDSSSPEVKGYWASLDASTQTTHELTIPNNLIGCIIGSQGANINEIRQMSGAQIKIANPVEGSSGRQVTITGSATSISLAQYLINARLSSEKGMGCS; encoded by the coding sequence ATGGACGCCGGTGTGACCGAAAGCGGACTAAATGTGACTCTCACCATTCGGCTGCTTATGCACGGGAAGGAAGTGGGGAGCATCATTGGGAAGAAAGGGGAGTCGGTTAAGAAGATCCGCGAGGAGAGTGGCGCGTGGATCAACATATCGGAGGGGAATTGTCTGGAGAGAATCATCACTCTGACCGGCCCCACCAATGCCATCTTTAAGGCCTTCGCCATGATCATCGACAAGCTGGAGGAAGATATCaacagctccatgaccaacagcaCGGCGGCCAGCAGGCCCCCAGTCACCCTGAGGCTGGTGGTGCCGGCCACCCAGTGCGGCTCCCTGATTGGGAAAGGCGGCTGTAAGATCAAAGAGATCTGCAAGAGCACGGGGGCCCAGGTCCAGGTGGCGGGGGATATGCTGCCCAATTCCACCGAGCGGGCCATCACCATCGCTGGCGTGCCGCAGTCTGTCACCGAGTGTGTCAAGCAGATCTGCCTGGTCATGCTGGAGATGCTCTCCCAGTCTCCGCAAGGGAGAGTCATGACCATTCCGTACCAGCCCATGCCGGCCAGCTCTCCCGTCATCTGTGCGGGTGGCCAAGATCGGTGCAGCGACGCCGCGGGCTACCCCCACGCCACCCATGACCTGGAGGGACCACCTCTAGATGCCTACTCCATTCAAGGACAACACACCATTTTGCCGCTCGATCTGGCCAAGCTGAACCAGGTGGCAAGACAACAGTCGCACTTTGCCATGATGCACGGCGGGACCGGATTCGCCGGAATTGACTCCAGCTCTCCAGAGGTGAAAGGCTATTGGGCAAGTTTGGATGCATCTACTCAAACCACCCATGAACTCACCATTCCAAATAACTTAATTGGCTGCATTATCGGGAGCCAAGGCGCCAACATCAATGAGATCCGCCAGATGTCGGGGGCCCAGATCAAAATTGCCAACCCAGTGGAAGGCTCTTCTGGTAGGCAGGTTACTATCACTGGCTCGGCTACCAGTATTAGTCTGGCCCAGTATCTAATCAATGCCAGGCTTTCCTCTGAGAAGGGCATGGGGTGCAGCTAG